The Peribacillus sp. FSL P2-0133 genome has a segment encoding these proteins:
- a CDS encoding MarR family transcriptional regulator has protein sequence MFLIETYQKFFQQFLLLYRPFENNLNIQLGKHDLHRAQWSILHFLFNYDSATLVELANYQGVEKPTITRTIARLEELGYVEHVPSKDKREKRMRLTELGKKIYSEVRVTIDQYEQDILKGITEEEQLAAIRIMGEIRNNIIK, from the coding sequence GTGTTTCTGATAGAGACTTACCAAAAGTTCTTTCAGCAATTTTTGCTGCTGTACCGTCCGTTTGAAAATAATCTTAATATCCAGCTGGGCAAGCATGATTTACACAGGGCGCAATGGTCGATTTTACATTTCTTATTCAATTATGATTCGGCAACGCTTGTAGAGCTTGCCAATTATCAAGGTGTGGAAAAACCAACGATTACGAGGACCATTGCCCGCTTGGAAGAACTGGGGTATGTCGAGCATGTGCCCAGTAAAGATAAACGCGAGAAAAGAATGCGGCTTACTGAGCTTGGCAAAAAGATCTACAGCGAAGTCCGCGTGACAATCGATCAATACGAACAGGATATCTTGAAAGGAATCACTGAAGAGGAACAACTTGCAGCCATACGTATCATGGGCGAAATAAGAAATAACATTATAAAGTAA